The genomic interval TTCCTGTCCCTGTGTTATTCTTGATTTAACTGAAAAAGAAATACCACCAGGTGAAGAAGTATTACTTAAAACAATCTTTGACCCTACCGGCTATGAAGGTGAAGTAAGCAAGATAGTTACCATTAAATCCAACGACCCGGAAAATCCCGAAAAGAGAATCGAGGCAACGATAACTGTACTTCGTGTCCCTAATCCTGATATTGAATTATCCGAACAGACCTTTGATTTAGGGTCAATTAGTCTTGGTGAAATTCAAAAAATTCAGTTTACAATTTCCAATACCGGTGATGCTGATTTGATAATCGAGGAGATTGTTTCAGAGGATATATTTACTAATAATCTACCAATACCGCTGACAATTCCACTAGAAGAACAGTTTGAAGCAGAAGTATACATGGAAACAAACCAATTAAAGGAGGGTGAGTTTCGCAAGGCAATACGTATTATGACCAACGATCCCCAGAATGCCAGAATCTTTATCCGTATCATGGGAAATATTGAATAAAATCAAGATAGGCAATACTCCCTATTTACAAATTAAATAGGGAGTATTATTTTTTGATAATTTCTCTGTGTTGGGCTTAAAAATTCCTTCTACTATTTTAATTAACAGCACTGATTAGAATCACAACCACAACTGCAATTTGACTGGATCTTTGGTTTTTTCTTTTCGATACCTAAGACTTTATAAACTGCTTCCCTGATTGCTTTTGCCGGTACTTCCTCATACTCCTGACCATCATAAATCACAGTACGACAGTAGGTTTCTGCCTCCAGGCAAGTTGAACATGATTCACAGTAATTTTCTGAAATCTCAATATTTAAAATATCTTCAATAGGAACTCCATTGAATAAAATTGTATTTGACTGTGGGATCTGAGTATCATCAAGTTTGGTTTCAAACCATTCTATATTAATTCCCTGAGGTTGCAGTATTCTATTTAATCTTTTAACTTCCTGATTAAGGTTCTCCCCTGTATCATAACAACGATTACAGGTCTCGCCTTCTATATCAAGATGTTTCCATTCAATTTTAAGTGTTTTCAATTTTTTTCTCCTTATATTTATAATAATCTCTTTTATTTGCAAATATCCCATAGAAAGTATTGAAGGGATACCAACTTTTTTTCAATTAAAACTTATTAACAACAGGATTTTCCTTTATCTTTTGGTGAATCTTTTACATTTTTATCATCACTTTGATCTTCAGCTATCTCTTCAATTTCTAAATTACAGCAACATGATTTTTTCTCTTTGTTTCCAAAGATCCTACCAAACAATCCTTTCTTTTCTTCTTTCTTCATTTTACGACTCCTTATTTTGATTTTATTTTTTATCTTTAGATTGCATTAAAAATATAACCACCCGTTACAGCAGTTAAAAATATGACTAACACAATGGCAGTTACTAAATTTTTCTTGAAAATAGCTGCCAGCATACTCATCTCCGGGATAGCCATTCCTGCGCCACCGATAACCAATGCTATGACTGTTCCTATATTCATCCCCTTCTGCATTAGTGAAATACCAATTGGAATAGCTGATTCTGCTCGAATATAGAGTGGCACACCGATAAGTGCAGCAATCGGTACAGCAAATAGATTATCAGGTCCGGCATATTTTAAGACAAATTCCTGAGGCAGGTAACCATAAATAATAGCTCCTATACCAACACCAATAAGCAGGTATAACAATACTCCTCTAAAATCGCTCCAGGCTTTTAGAAAGGAAAGCTTTAATTTATTCTTTAAAGATTCAGGTACTTCATCATTTAGATGTCCTTCTCCTTTTA from Atribacterota bacterium carries:
- a CDS encoding DUF1573 domain-containing protein, giving the protein SCPCVILDLTEKEIPPGEEVLLKTIFDPTGYEGEVSKIVTIKSNDPENPEKRIEATITVLRVPNPDIELSEQTFDLGSISLGEIQKIQFTISNTGDADLIIEEIVSEDIFTNNLPIPLTIPLEEQFEAEVYMETNQLKEGEFRKAIRIMTNDPQNARIFIRIMGNIE
- a CDS encoding DUF2703 domain-containing protein gives rise to the protein MKTLKIEWKHLDIEGETCNRCYDTGENLNQEVKRLNRILQPQGINIEWFETKLDDTQIPQSNTILFNGVPIEDILNIEISENYCESCSTCLEAETYCRTVIYDGQEYEEVPAKAIREAVYKVLGIEKKKPKIQSNCSCGCDSNQCC
- a CDS encoding permease, with product MNTLINTIQYFIMITLELTILFLGISALVALLLMYLPKEKIKIWMNGKGIIGNIFGAIIGSVTPFCACSTIPLTLGFLEAGIPFGAVMSFVISSPLLNPIIIGMLIVLMGIKTAILYFLIVFMAAIIFGIILEKTGGSKLIKKVRLKGEGHLNDEVPESLKNKLKLSFLKAWSDFRGVLLYLLIGVGIGAIIYGYLPQEFVLKYAGPDNLFAVPIAALIGVPLYIRAESAIPIGISLMQKGMNIGTVIALVIGGAGMAIPEMSMLAAIFKKNLVTAIVLVIFLTAVTGGYIFNAI